The Candidatus Desulfatibia profunda genome contains a region encoding:
- a CDS encoding cysteine hydrolase, with protein MTMKPALIIVDMLKDAFNKHPDAFITKEAMRFVPTINRLSAMFREKGFPVIFSCDSFLPNDFIFKGKMKLHSIRGTDGATVIDELERKASDIVSEKRRFSAFFKTDLDQTLRTFGCDTVVVAGIATHICVLTTVLDAVALDFQAILLKDCCAAHKPEYHGWTIQIYEKSPIYPLIKIMASEAFIKEHL; from the coding sequence ATGACTATGAAACCGGCTCTGATCATCGTAGATATGCTTAAGGATGCTTTTAATAAGCATCCAGATGCCTTTATAACCAAAGAGGCTATGAGGTTTGTGCCAACTATTAACAGACTTTCCGCAATGTTTAGAGAGAAGGGATTTCCTGTAATATTCTCTTGCGATTCATTTCTGCCAAACGACTTTATCTTTAAAGGAAAAATGAAACTTCATTCTATCAGAGGTACTGATGGCGCAACGGTTATTGATGAATTGGAAAGAAAAGCGAGTGATATTGTTTCAGAGAAACGTCGATTTAGCGCATTCTTTAAAACTGATCTGGATCAAACCTTAAGAACCTTTGGCTGCGATACTGTTGTCGTGGCTGGAATTGCAACCCATATTTGCGTTTTAACAACGGTTTTAGATGCAGTGGCATTGGATTTTCAGGCAATACTTTTAAAAGATTGTTGTGCTGCACACAAGCCTGAATACCATGGCTGGACCATCCAAATTTATGAAAAAAGCCCCATTTACCCATTGATAAAGATTATGGCCTCTGAAGCGTTTATCAAAGAACACCTCTAA
- a CDS encoding pyrimidine/purine nucleoside phosphorylase, giving the protein MKGVVWSEFKDVRVIKKANIYFDGQVTSRSVIFPDGSRKTLGIMLPGEYEFNTDDKEIVEIISGELDVALSQHEGWKTIKDGEAFEVPAQSKFGLKVKRITDYCCSFVR; this is encoded by the coding sequence CTGAAAGGAGTCGTTTGGTCTGAATTCAAGGATGTCAGGGTGATTAAAAAAGCAAATATTTACTTCGATGGGCAGGTTACCAGCCGCTCTGTTATTTTTCCGGATGGTTCCAGAAAGACGCTCGGCATAATGCTTCCCGGGGAATATGAATTCAATACGGATGATAAAGAAATTGTCGAAATCATTTCCGGAGAGCTTGATGTGGCTTTATCGCAACATGAAGGATGGAAAACCATTAAAGATGGAGAAGCTTTCGAAGTCCCTGCGCAATCCAAGTTCGGCCTGAAGGTCAAAAGAATAACGGATTACTGCTGTTCTTTTGTTCGCTGA